In Cucurbita pepo subsp. pepo cultivar mu-cu-16 unplaced genomic scaffold, ASM280686v2 Cp4.1_scaffold003824, whole genome shotgun sequence, a single genomic region encodes these proteins:
- the LOC111786984 gene encoding abscisic acid receptor PYL4-like — MPSSIQLHRINPSSNPGGGVASTIMNCHRSAVAVEREKRSSMTDAAPMPVPDAVARHHAHDVGPEQCCSAVIQIIDAPVSTVWSVVRRFDNPQAYKHFLKSCHVIDGDGTVGTLRQVQVVSGLPAASSTERLEILDDERHVFSFRVVGGDHRLRNYRSVTSLHAIPSSSSSSANGSRSSTVVVESYAVDVPQGNTKEETCVFVDTIVRCNLQSLAQIAENMAKTS, encoded by the coding sequence TTCATCGAATCAATCCTAGCAGCAATCCAGGCGGTGGCGTCGCCTCAACGATTATGAACTGTCACAGAAGCGCGGTGGCGGTGGAGCGGGAGAAAAGGAGCAGCATGACGGACGCGGCGCCGATGCCGGTGCCAGATGCGGTTGCGCGGCATCACGCGCACGACGTCGGACCGGAACAGTGCTGTTCCGCTGTGATCCAGATTATCGACGCTCCGGTCTCGACGGTGTGGTCCGTGGTGCGGCGGTTCGATAATCCGCAGGCGTACAAGCACTTTCTCAAAAGTTGTCATGTGATTGACGGCGACGGTACTGTCGGCACTCTCCGGCAGGTCCAGGTCGTCTCCGGCCTTCCCGCCGCCTCGAGCACCGAGCGCCTCGAGATTCTCGACGACGAGAGGCACGTGTTTAGTTTTCGCGTCGTAGGCGGGGACCACCGCCTGCGAAACTACCGATCCGTTACCTCACTGCACGCGATTCCATCGTCATCGTCATCAAGTGCAAACGGATCGAGATCGTCGACGGTTGTGGTAGAATCTTATGCAGTTGATGTACCGCAAGGCAATACTAAAGAAGAAACGTGCGTGTTCGTTGATACGATCGTACGGTGCAACCTTCAATCCCTTGCACAAATCGCTGAAAACATGGCCAAAActtcctaa